One segment of Primulina tabacum isolate GXHZ01 chromosome 14, ASM2559414v2, whole genome shotgun sequence DNA contains the following:
- the LOC142525355 gene encoding ent-kaurene oxidase-like — protein MDTLLNLQALPLGAAIGGPAIAVGGITLFFIREYVNDLKKRSSGHLPPPQVPGLPVIGNLLQLNEKKPHKTFTKWAEKYGPIYSIKTGSNNMIVLNSTDVAKEAMVTKHTSISTRKLSNALKILTSDKSIVAMSDYNEFYKVAKRHLLTSTLGPNAQKRHRIHRDVMIQNICDRFHAHLNVHPLEAVDFRNIFQSELFGLSLKQAIGEDVDSLYVKDLGSTLSRGEIFKILVLDPMEGAIEVDWRDFFPYLKWIPNKSFEHKIQQMHFNRQAVMKALIEQQKKRISSGEELNCYLDYLLSEANTLSEQQILMLLWEAIIEASDTTLVTSEWAMYELSKDPENQSRLLSEIQDICGLDKLEEEKLCQLPYLAAVFHETIRKHSPVPIVPLRYVNANTQLGGYDIPEGSEVAINLYGCNMDEKVWETPEKWIPERFITGKDDTMELHKTMAFGGGKRVCAGSLQAMLISCVAIGRLVQEFEWRLKDGEEENVDTLGLTTHKLHPLQVNLKLRN, from the exons ATGGATACGCTTCTGAATCTTCAAGCTCTGCCTTTGGGAGCTGCGATTGGTGGTCCAGCTATTGCTGTTGGTGGGATTACTTTGTTTTTCATCAGAGAATATGTGAATGATCTAAAGAAAAGATCTTCTGGCCACCTTCCTCCACCCC AGGTGCCAGGTTTACCAGTAATTGGCAATCTACTACAATTAAATGAGAAGAAACCGCACAAGACATTCACCAAATGGGCTGAGAAATATGGTCCTATATATTCTATCAAGACGGGCTCGAACAATATGATTGTTCTCAACTCCACAGATGTTGCAAAGGAG GCTATGGTGACGAAACACACATCCATCTCTACACGAAAGCTTTCAAATGCATTGAAGATCCTCACGTCTGATAAAAGCATAGTAGCGATGAGTGACTATAATGAATTTTACAAGGTAGCCAAACGTCATTTACTTACGAGTACCCTTGGACCAAACGCTCAG AAACGTCATCGTATTCATAGGGATGTCATGATACAGAACATTTGTGATCGGTTCCATGCTCATTTGAACGTGCATCCTCTTGAAGCTGTTGATTTCAGAAATATATTTCAATCTGAACTTTTTGGATTATCACTGAAACAA GCTATTGGAGAAGATGTGGATTCCCTTTATGTGAAGGATCTTGGCTCTACGTTGTCTAGAGGGGAGATATTCAAGATTTTGGTACTCGACCCAATGGAAGGAGCAATCGAGGTGGATTGGAGAGATTTTTTCCCATATCTAAAATGGATCCCGAATAAAAGCTTTGAACATAAAATTCAGCAGATGCATTTCAACCGGCAAGCTGTGATGAAGGCCCTTATCGAGCAGCAGAAGAAACGTATTTCTTCAGGAGAG GAACTCAACTGTTATCTTGACTATCTGTTATCGGAAGCAAACACATTATCCGAACAACAAATCCTAATGCTGCTTTGGGAAGCCATTATTGAAGCATCGGATACTACATTAGTCACCTCAGAATGGGCTATGTACGAACTTTCTAAAGATCCCGAGAACCAG AGTCGTTTGTTGTCGGAAATTCAAGATATATGTGGACTCGACAAACTTGAGGAAGAGAAGTTGTGCCAACTGCCCTACTTGGCAGCTGTTTTCCATGAAACAATAAGGAAGCACAGTCCAGTTCCTATTGTCCCGCTAAGATACGTGAATGCAAACACACAATTAGGAGGTTATGATATCCCAGAAGGCAGTGAG GTTGCTATAAACTTATACGGATGTAACATGGATGAAAAAGTGTGGGAAACTCCCGAAAAATGGATCCCCGAGCGGTTTATAACCGGAAAAGACGACACCATGGAATTGCACAAAACAATGGCTTTCGGAGGTGGAAAGAGAGTGTGTGCCGGCTCTCTACAAGCGATGCTTATATCTTGCGTGGCTATCGGCAGATTGGTGCAAGAATTcgaatggagactgaaggatgggGAAGAAGAAAATGTGGATACATTGGGGCTAACCACTCATAAGCTTCATCCGTTGCAAGTCAACTTAAAGCTCAGAAACTGA